Sequence from the Bacteroidota bacterium genome:
GACGAGACCCCGCCGCGCATCACGGGCTCCATCAAGAAGAACAAGTACGAGGGCACGGCCTCGGACGGTGGCTCAGGTGTCGCCTCGATCACGCTCGGTGGCGATGCAACCAACATCGAACTCGTCGTTGAGCCGTTCTCGCCGGGTGCGCCCTCCGTTGGGTTCGACGTGAAGCTGATCAACCGCCGCGAGCGCGGGTTCGGGACGATTCAGGTCACCGATGGGGCGGGCAACGCCGAGACGCTCTTCGTGGACAGCGGCGAGCGCTTCGGCCCGGGCTCGCTCGCGGCGTTGCAGATCATGGAGCCGGAGATTGAGACGGCGTTGCTGGGCAACCATCCCAACCCCTTCAACCCGGCTACGCTGCTTCGCTTTACGCTCGCTGAAGCGATGCCTGTCACGTTAGTGGTGTACGACGTGCTCGGCCGTGAGGTCGCTGTGCTGGCCGAAGGCGAGCATCAGGCAGGCCTCCACGAGGTGTCGTTCGATGCGACCGCGCTGCCGAGTGGTGTGTACTTCTACCGCCTCGATACGCCCGAGATGACCGACTCCAAACGCATGTTGTTGCTGAAGTAGGGTCCTGCAAAGGCCGCTGTATAAAAATAGTCACGTTTTTGTGTAACGAAGCCTTTACGTTTCGGCCTTCAATCTTTACTTTAACCCTATCTCGGTCGCCCACCGTGATGTTGCGCTTCTGGAGGGGAAGCTCAGCGTCGCAGGGCGACCGATTTTTTTGCCCCTGCGAGAAGGAGTGTCGTGCTCGAACGAACGATCCAGGTCATCGGGCTCCTGGGTCTGTTGCTGGGCGTCGGTTGCCAGGCGATGCGTCCCGCAGCCGACCCGTCATCCCGTCTTGACCAGCTGGCGGCTCAGCTGACAGGCAGCTTCAGCAGCACTGCCCAAGCCGAGGCCGATTCGACCTATTTCGACATCCGGCTGCAGGCCGCGCCTATCTGGACGGAGCGCTCAGACGGGCCGTGGCTCTACGTCGAGCAGGCCGCCGCGTCAGCGCTGAGTCGTCCTTACCGGCAGCGGGTCTACCACCTGTCGGCACGCGCCGACGGTACGCTCGTGAGCGCGGTGTACGAACTCCCCGGGCAGGCACTCGCCTACGCGGGAGCCTGGCAAACCCCCACACAGTTCAATACGCTTGAGCCAAGCCAACTGGTCGAGCGAACCGGATGTGCGGTGCTGTTGCGCCCTGATCAACAAGACCGCTTCATAGGCGCAACGCACGAAGACGACTGCCAGAGTTCGCTGCGCGGGGCGACCTACGCCACCAGCGAGGTCGAGATTGGCCCAGAGGGCATGACGAGTTGGGACCGAGGGTATGCCGCTGATGGTACCCAGGTCTGGGGTGCTGTGACGGGGCCGTATCGGTTTGACCGCATCGACGGCTAGCTTCTGGTCGCGCTATGGACGCTCGCAAGGTCTGCGCGAAGAGCGCAGGCAGACGGGATCCAACGCCCCCGGCCGCGCTTACGGGCACCCGTATACCCAGCCAATAATCCTTGACGACCATGCTCACCCGGATCTTTGCAGCCCTGCTTCTCCTCGTGCTCGTGGCCCCTGCCGCGGCCGCGCAAGACGCGCTCGCGTTCAACGCGACGACGCACGACTTCGGCGAGATCATGGAGGGTGACGTGGCGACGACCACCTTCACCTTCACCAACGAGAGCACGGCGCCGGTTCGACTCCTGGAGGTCCGCCCGTCATGTGGTTGTACGGCGCCGGACTGGTCACGCGAGCCCGTGGCCCCAGGCGAAGCAGGAAGCGTCACCGTGGCCTACGACTCAAGTGGACGCCCGGGCGCCTTCTCGCGAGACGTAACCGTACGTGCAGAGACCGTCGGCGAGGACGGAAGCACGGCACTCGCCCCGGTCTCCCTCACCGTCACGGGCACCGTCGCCGTGACCACGCTCGCGGGCGGGCCGCAGCAGGGCAGCCTGATGCTCAGCGCCGATGCGCACGACTTCGGCACTGTCTCACCCGGGCGCGTGGTGCACACCTTCCTGGTTCAGAATAAAGGTGACCGCCCTGTGCGTCTCCAGGGCGCGGCCGTGTACGGTGGCGAGGTCGAGGTGGTGCTTCCCGACACGCCGCTCTTCGTCGGCGACCTCGCCGAGGTCTTCGTGGCGGTGAACACCGATGCCGTCGAGGGCAAGGCGTTCGACATCGCCGTGGTGCTTGACACGACGGACGAGACGCAGCCGAAGAAGTCGCTGCGGCTCACCGGACGGATGGCATCGGGCGAATAGACGGTGTCTCGGCGGCGGATTGAAGACGGCCGCGAGCCCGTCGCCTCACGCCACGGTCAGGGCTTGGTCGAGGTCGGCGAGGAGGTCGGCCTCGTCTTCCACGCCGACCGACAGGCGGATGAGCGAGTCGGGGAGGCCCGCCGCGCGGCGCACCTCGGCGGGGATCGAGCCGTGCGTCATCGAGGCCGGGTGCGAGATGAGGCTCTCGACACCGCCTAGGCTCTCCGCCAGGCTGAAGACGCGCGTGGCTGCCATCACGTCCATCGCCACGTCCAGCGCGTCGTTGACCAACTCGAACGACACCATCCCGCCGAACGCAGGCGTCCCTGCCGGGGTCTGCATCTGCCGAGCGGCAATGGCATGACCGGGGTGGTCGTCGAAGCCGGGAAAGCGTACGCGGGCGACCTTCGGGTGGTCGCGCAGGAAGCGGGCCACGGCGTCCGCGTTGGCGCAGTGGCGCTCCATGCGCAGGTGCAGCGTCTTCGTCGCGCGGAGGACGAGGAAGCAGTCCATCGGGCCGGGCGCCGCGCCGGTCGCCTTGATCTGAAACCGCAGCTTCTCGGCCCACCCCTCGTTGCTCGTGAGCACGGCCCCGCCGACCACGTCGGAGTGCCCGCCGAGGTACTTCGTCGTCGAGTGGAGCACGAGGTCGGCACCGTGTTCGAGGGGGCGCTGGAGGTAGGGTGACGAGAAGGTGTTGTCCACGACTACGATGGCGTCGGGGCTAACCGCCTTGGTGCGCTCGGCGAGGGCGGCGATGTCATAGATCCGCAGCAGCGGGTTTGTCGGCGTCTCAATCCAGACGAGCTTGGTCGACGGCTCCAGCATCGCCTCGAACGCGTCGAGGTCGGTGAGGTCGCCGAAGGAAAAGCGGAGGCCGAACGGCTCGTAGACCTGGCGGAAGAGGCGGTAGGTGCCCCCATAGAGGTCGTTCGTCGAGACGATGTGGTCGCCGGGGCGGAGGCTCTTGCACAGCGCGTCGATGGCGGCGACGCCCGAGGCAAACGCGATGCCGTGCGCGGCTCCTTCGAGCGCAGCGAGGTTGCCTTCGAGCGCGGTGCGCGTCGGGTTGGTGACGCGGGCGTACTCGTGCCCCTGGTGCTCGCCAGGCCGCGCCTGCACGTAGGTCGAGGTCTGGAAGATCGGCGTCATGATCGCGCCGGTCGCAGGGTCTGGAGCCTGGCCCGCATGCACGGCGCGGGTGCCAAAACCGAGGGGGGCAGAGCCGAGGGCATCGGGGGAAGTAGCCATCGAAGCAGAAAGAAGCAGGTAAAGAGAAGGGGCGTGGCCTGAGAAGCCACGCCCCAACGAACAGACAGAAACGCGCGGGTGATCCGGCGCGGGTCTAGATCGGCTAGTTCAGGTCGATCCCAGCGCACTCGGCGGCGTCGCGTGCTTGCTCGTCCATGCGGAGCTGCGCGTAGACCTGGAAGAGCGCGTTGCAGACCTGCGAGGCGTCGTCGCCGTTGGCTTCGTTGAGCTCGCGGGCAGCCTCATAGTGCGGGAGCGCCGTCTCGAATAGCTCGGTGCGCTGGGCCTCGAGTTGCTCGATCTCGGCGGCGTCCGCATTGGTGTCCATCTCCTCGATCTGGTCGTAGAGATCGACCGCCTCGTTCTGGAAGGAGGCCCCGAGGTTGAAGAGCGCGCGAGCACTTGGTTCGCCTTGCGCCTCATATAGCTCGACGGCCTTCATGAGCTGCATCTGGGCTTCCTCGTAGCGGTTGGCCTGGAGGAGCAGCGAGCCGTAGTTGTAGACATACTGCGCGTTGTCCGGGTTCGCCGCGATGATGCCCTCGTAGGTGGCCATGGCGCGGTCCATCTCGCCGGCACGCTGGAGGGCATTGAGCAGCTCGATCTGGAGGCCCTCGTCGCCAGGGTAGGCGGCGACGCCTGCTTCGAGCGTGGCCGAGGCCTTGCTGTTCATCTCGGCGGCCTTCTCCGTCATCTCGGCGGCTTCGGCGTTGGCGGCCTGCTCGACGTAGACGCGGGCGAGGTAGGTGTAGGCGTCGGCGTCGGCGTCGCCATTGGCAATGGCCATTTCAAGCGGCTCGACGGCGCTCTCGGAGCTCCCCGCGGCAATGAAGGCCAGCCCAGCGTTGAAGTGCCCGTCGGTCGAATCCGGCAGGACCATCCCAGCGTTCTTAAACGACTCGGCGGCAGCCATGTAGGCCGACTGGTCTTCGGCACCGCGCTGGAACGAGCGCGAGCCGGCCTGCATCTCGTTGATCCAGAGCGTGGTGACGGCATTCTGGACGTCGGCGTCTGGCTCGGGCGTCAGCTCCTGCGCGCGGTTGAGGGCCATCAGCGCCTCCTCGACGAGCGGGCGACGGGCGACGGCGTCGCGCTCGTCGTTGGCGATCTGCGTGAGGGCCTGGCCCTTGATGATGAGCGCCTGAACGTTGTCCGGGTTGGTTTCGAGGGCGAGGTTGACGAGCTCGAGCGCGCGGGCGTGGTCGTTGTTGCGCATCTCGAGCTTGGCGCCCTCGACGTTGGGGTCGCTGGCGCAACCATCGGCCCCGACGAGCAGGAGCGTAGCCAGCGCGAGCGCGGGCACGAGGAGAAGGCGGGGGAACGTACGGGTCATGATCTGGCGGGCTGTGTGGTACGAGTGACGAGGCCGCTGCGGTGGGCGACATGCGCTGCGACACTGCCGGGCGGCGCAGGAGACCAAGGCGGTTGGCTCGGGTCGACGGCGCACGGAATAGGGTAGCTGGATTGCGCCTCAAGGGCGTTGAGGCACAGCCTGTAAAAGCTACGCTGTGCCTCGCTGATCAACAATGCAGCGCACCGACCAACGCCTCAGCCTATGCACGACTTGCCAGCTTTTTCGTGCGAAGCGCGTAGGTACACAGGGTCAGGGGGCCTCGTGCGGCCGCGTTCAGGCCATGTAGGGCGGGTGGAAGGGCTGGGGTGCCGAGTGCTGGATAGGCTCGTGATCTGCGCGCGTCTGCAGGAGTTTGTGGAGCGACTAGCTGTCACAAAGCGAAGGACTTGGGAGGAGAGGCAGATCGTTTTCCACAGCCGGATGTGGGAATGTGCAAAACCTTTTGGTACCCCTCCAAAACGCGGTTATATTCGCCCCCGGTCGCATGCGGATACGACGAACGTGGACCGTCAACGACGGTCGCCCCGAACCCCGACGGACGCAGCCCCGTGCCTCGCCCTCATGCGGCGGCGCCGTGCTCCACCCGTCGAGCCGCGAAGCAGGCCCTCACCCCACCGTCCCCGTGCTCGATCCTCTATGCGCCTGGATACCGCCCCCGCCGCGTTCCGGCACACTATCGCCCCGATGAAGCTGACGGATTTCGTCTACGACTATCCGAAGGCCGCCATCGCGAAGTATCCAGCCGAGCCGCGCCAGACGGCCCGCCTGATGGTGATCGACCGTCAGAGCCGGACCGTGGAGCACCGAACCGTCGCCGACCTGCCCGACTACTTTGGGCCAGGCGATGTCATCGTGGGCAACGACACCGCCGTGTTTCCGGCGCGACTTTACGGGCGCAAGGAGAAGACCGGTGCGAAGATCGAGGTCTTCCTGCTGCGCGAACTCAACCCGGAGACGCGGCTCTGGGACGTGATCGTCGACCCCGCGCGCAAGATCCGCGTGGGCAACAAGCTGTACTTCGACGGCGACCTCGTCGCCGAGGTGATCGACAACACGACGAGCCGGGGACGGACCATCCGCTTCTGCTTCGAGGGGTCGCCCCAGGACCTCTACGACCTCATCGACCGCCACGGCACTACGCCGATCCCGCACTACTGCCGCCGGCCTGCGGAGCCAGAGGACCGCGAACGCTACCAGTCGCCCTTCGCCCGGCACCGCGGCGCAGTCGCAGCGCCGGCCGCCTGTCTCCATTTCGAGGACGCGCTGCTGCGTCGACTTGACGAGAAAGGCGTGGAGGTCCACTGCGTGACACTGCACACGGGACTGGGCACGTTCCGCCCCGTAGAGGTCGAAGACCTCTCCAAGCACCGCATGGACGTGGAGTACTTCCGCGTGCCCCACGAGACAGCCGAGGCAGTCAACCGCGCGCTCTCGTCGCCAGCGAACACGGTCACGCTCGCTAGCACGACGTCCGTGCGTGCGGTCGAGTCGAGCCTC
This genomic interval carries:
- a CDS encoding chromophore lyase CpcT/CpeT, coding for MLERTIQVIGLLGLLLGVGCQAMRPAADPSSRLDQLAAQLTGSFSSTAQAEADSTYFDIRLQAAPIWTERSDGPWLYVEQAAASALSRPYRQRVYHLSARADGTLVSAVYELPGQALAYAGAWQTPTQFNTLEPSQLVERTGCAVLLRPDQQDRFIGATHEDDCQSSLRGATYATSEVEIGPEGMTSWDRGYAADGTQVWGAVTGPYRFDRIDG
- a CDS encoding DUF1573 domain-containing protein, with translation MLTRIFAALLLLVLVAPAAAAQDALAFNATTHDFGEIMEGDVATTTFTFTNESTAPVRLLEVRPSCGCTAPDWSREPVAPGEAGSVTVAYDSSGRPGAFSRDVTVRAETVGEDGSTALAPVSLTVTGTVAVTTLAGGPQQGSLMLSADAHDFGTVSPGRVVHTFLVQNKGDRPVRLQGAAVYGGEVEVVLPDTPLFVGDLAEVFVAVNTDAVEGKAFDIAVVLDTTDETQPKKSLRLTGRMASGE
- a CDS encoding PLP-dependent transferase, giving the protein MATSPDALGSAPLGFGTRAVHAGQAPDPATGAIMTPIFQTSTYVQARPGEHQGHEYARVTNPTRTALEGNLAALEGAAHGIAFASGVAAIDALCKSLRPGDHIVSTNDLYGGTYRLFRQVYEPFGLRFSFGDLTDLDAFEAMLEPSTKLVWIETPTNPLLRIYDIAALAERTKAVSPDAIVVVDNTFSSPYLQRPLEHGADLVLHSTTKYLGGHSDVVGGAVLTSNEGWAEKLRFQIKATGAAPGPMDCFLVLRATKTLHLRMERHCANADAVARFLRDHPKVARVRFPGFDDHPGHAIAARQMQTPAGTPAFGGMVSFELVNDALDVAMDVMAATRVFSLAESLGGVESLISHPASMTHGSIPAEVRRAAGLPDSLIRLSVGVEDEADLLADLDQALTVA
- a CDS encoding tetratricopeptide repeat protein; the encoded protein is MTRTFPRLLLVPALALATLLLVGADGCASDPNVEGAKLEMRNNDHARALELVNLALETNPDNVQALIIKGQALTQIANDERDAVARRPLVEEALMALNRAQELTPEPDADVQNAVTTLWINEMQAGSRSFQRGAEDQSAYMAAAESFKNAGMVLPDSTDGHFNAGLAFIAAGSSESAVEPLEMAIANGDADADAYTYLARVYVEQAANAEAAEMTEKAAEMNSKASATLEAGVAAYPGDEGLQIELLNALQRAGEMDRAMATYEGIIAANPDNAQYVYNYGSLLLQANRYEEAQMQLMKAVELYEAQGEPSARALFNLGASFQNEAVDLYDQIEEMDTNADAAEIEQLEAQRTELFETALPHYEAARELNEANGDDASQVCNALFQVYAQLRMDEQARDAAECAGIDLN
- the queA gene encoding tRNA preQ1(34) S-adenosylmethionine ribosyltransferase-isomerase QueA, which translates into the protein MKLTDFVYDYPKAAIAKYPAEPRQTARLMVIDRQSRTVEHRTVADLPDYFGPGDVIVGNDTAVFPARLYGRKEKTGAKIEVFLLRELNPETRLWDVIVDPARKIRVGNKLYFDGDLVAEVIDNTTSRGRTIRFCFEGSPQDLYDLIDRHGTTPIPHYCRRPAEPEDRERYQSPFARHRGAVAAPAACLHFEDALLRRLDEKGVEVHCVTLHTGLGTFRPVEVEDLSKHRMDVEYFRVPHETAEAVNRALSSPANTVTLASTTSVRAVESSLSARRQLKGGQGWTDKFIYPPYDFLITERLLTNFHMPRSTLLMLTAAFCGHDLLMQAYNEAKKEQYRLFAFGDAMLIL